The sequence ACGCCGCGCTGGCGGACACGCTCTTCACGGCGGCCGTGAAGGCGGCGAAGGCCTTCGGCTACGCGAACGCGGGCACGGTGGAGTTCCTGTACTCGGACGGGCAGGTGTACTTCATCGAGATGAACGCCCGGCTCCAGGTGGAGCACCCGGTGACGGAGCTGACCACGGGCCTGGACCTCATCGGCTGGCAGCTGCGCATCGCCTCGGGTGAGAAGCTGACCGTCAAGCAGGAGGACGTGAAGCGCAAGGGCGCGGCGCTGGAGTTCCGCATCTACGCGGAGGACCCGGTGAAGTACTTCCCGTCCCCCGGTCCGCTGAAGGTCTTCCAGCCGCCCACGGGCGAGGGCGTGCGCCTGGACTCCGGCTACGCGGAAGGGGACGTGGTGACGCCGAACTACGACCCGATGATCGCCAAGCTCATCATCAGCGGTGCGACGCGCGACGAGGCCATTGCCCGCGCGGTGAAGGCGCTGGAGTCCTTCCGCATCGAAGGCATCAAGACGAACATCCCGCTCCACCTGCGCATCCTGAAGGACCCTGCCTTCAGCGCCGGCGAGCTGGACACGCACTTCCTGGATCATCACGCGAAGCCTTGAGTATTCCCACCTGAGGAGGACGGTTCATGGCGGACGTTGCGGCGCACATCACGGGCACGGTGTGGAAGATTGAAGTGAAGGTCGGCGACACGGTGGATGCCGGCCAGACGCTGGTCATCCTCGAGTCCATGAAGATGGAGATGCCCGTGGAGGCCGAGGAGGGCGGCACGGTGAAGGAGATCCGCTGCAAGGAAGCGCAGCCGGTCAACGAGGGCGACGTCCTCGTGGTGCTCGGGTAGTCACGAGCGTCACCGGATGGAGCCCACGCTGGAGGTGGAGGATCGCGAGGGCGGGGTCCGGGTGCTCACCGTCTCCAACCCGTCGCGGCGCAACGCGCTGAATGACGCGTTGCTGGCCCGGCTGGACGCGGCGCTGGAGCCGGCCGCCCACGTGCGCGCGCTGCTGGTGCGCGGCCAGGGCGGGCACTTCTGCGCGGGCTACGATTTGACGCACCTGGGGCCCCCGGGCGCGGACGGGCGGCTGCCGGATGACCCGCTGGTGGCGTGCCTGCTGAAGCTGGAGCGGCACCCTGCGCCGTCGGTGGCGCTGGTGCAGGGCGGCGCGGTGGGGGCGGGCTTCGACCTGGCGGCCTCCTGCGACTTCCGCGTGGGGGCCTCCGACGCGTTCTTCCTCATGCCTCCGGCGCGGCTGGGCATCGTGTACTCGCCGGAGGGGCTGGCGCGGGCGGTGCGGCTGGTGGGGCTGTCACGCGCCAAGCAGCTGTTCCTCACCGCGCGGCGGCTGCCGGCGGCGGAGGCGCTCGCGTGGGGGCTGCTGGATGAATGCCCCGAGGACGCGGAGGCGCGCGCGCTGGCGCTGTGCGCGACGCTGGCCGCGGGGGCGCCGAAGGCGGTGTCGGGGATGAAGGAGGCGTTCGGGCTGCTGGCGCGCTCCGGGTTGTCCCCGGAGGACGTCGCGCACCTGCGTCAGGTGCGCGGCGAGGCGTTTGGCAGCGAGGACGCGAAGGAGGGGCGCGCGGCCTTCCTGGAGAAGCGCGCGCCCCGGTTCAACGGCCGCTAGGTGTCGCCGAACAGCTCGCCCATGCGCAGCTGGAGCGCGGAGGCGATCTTGTAGAGCGACGAGATGGACGCGGAGGACTCCGCGCGTTCAATCTGGGACAGC is a genomic window of Corallococcus macrosporus containing:
- a CDS encoding acetyl-CoA carboxylase biotin carboxyl carrier protein subunit, encoding MADVAAHITGTVWKIEVKVGDTVDAGQTLVILESMKMEMPVEAEEGGTVKEIRCKEAQPVNEGDVLVVLG
- a CDS encoding enoyl-CoA hydratase/isomerase family protein, which produces MEPTLEVEDREGGVRVLTVSNPSRRNALNDALLARLDAALEPAAHVRALLVRGQGGHFCAGYDLTHLGPPGADGRLPDDPLVACLLKLERHPAPSVALVQGGAVGAGFDLAASCDFRVGASDAFFLMPPARLGIVYSPEGLARAVRLVGLSRAKQLFLTARRLPAAEALAWGLLDECPEDAEARALALCATLAAGAPKAVSGMKEAFGLLARSGLSPEDVAHLRQVRGEAFGSEDAKEGRAAFLEKRAPRFNGR